A stretch of Amycolatopsis balhimycina FH 1894 DNA encodes these proteins:
- a CDS encoding exopolysaccharide biosynthesis protein: protein METPPLTDDTVRLALVGQVLRRRWRLLAALAVLGAAVGAVASILLSPGYKTTSSVLLQGPRQADELLTQAQVATSSVVLDRAAAVLPWHPTGADLQKKITASVTNGNVVTLTVSADTAEHAQQLADQVAQQFVKYSGQLASNSADASAQLAQEQRESLRNQVKLTTDKISDLAKTVGGDLTVESVQVRTQLEGLRTSLEQAINDLNQADLATGIGNTVVLGSSERPTGPAAPTMVQLVAGGAVLFFLAGVFGHLFAARADRRLRGEPEIASALGSPILAGVDVTTTQGDRLPATGFTGKVRRLLGGDRPWVLPPVATSADEVNRDIRYRRVLARLATGPADILLLVADDDETGRLAAAQLAELADRMSLPLRVFEFSAERPTVPDAGPDSGVLVVLGTGTRTAWQLVRLAEACSDAGQEIVGAVLTHPVRPAAPVTEPAAEAPEKALAGSA from the coding sequence ATGGAGACCCCGCCGTTGACTGACGACACGGTGCGCCTGGCCCTGGTCGGGCAGGTCCTGCGACGACGATGGCGGCTGCTGGCCGCCCTCGCCGTCCTGGGTGCGGCGGTCGGCGCGGTGGCGTCGATCCTGCTTTCGCCCGGCTACAAGACGACCTCGAGCGTGCTCCTCCAGGGACCGCGCCAGGCCGACGAACTGCTCACCCAGGCCCAGGTCGCGACCAGCTCGGTCGTCCTCGACCGCGCGGCCGCCGTCCTGCCGTGGCACCCGACCGGCGCCGATCTGCAGAAGAAGATCACCGCGTCGGTGACGAACGGCAACGTCGTGACGCTCACCGTCTCCGCCGACACCGCCGAGCACGCCCAGCAGCTCGCCGACCAGGTCGCGCAGCAGTTCGTCAAGTACTCCGGGCAGCTGGCCAGCAACTCCGCGGACGCGTCGGCGCAGCTGGCCCAGGAGCAGCGCGAGTCGCTGCGCAACCAGGTCAAGCTGACCACGGACAAGATCAGCGACCTCGCCAAGACCGTGGGCGGGGACCTGACCGTGGAGAGCGTCCAGGTCCGCACCCAGCTCGAGGGCCTGCGGACGTCGCTGGAGCAGGCCATCAACGACCTCAACCAGGCGGACCTCGCGACCGGCATCGGCAACACCGTCGTGCTGGGCAGCTCCGAGCGCCCGACCGGGCCGGCCGCCCCGACGATGGTCCAGCTGGTCGCCGGCGGCGCGGTGCTGTTCTTCCTCGCCGGCGTGTTCGGCCACCTGTTCGCCGCCCGCGCCGACCGGCGGCTGCGGGGTGAGCCGGAGATCGCGTCCGCGCTCGGCTCGCCGATCCTCGCCGGCGTCGACGTCACGACCACGCAGGGCGACCGCCTCCCGGCGACCGGCTTCACGGGCAAGGTGCGGCGGCTGCTCGGCGGTGACCGGCCGTGGGTGCTGCCGCCGGTCGCGACCTCGGCCGACGAGGTCAACCGCGACATCCGCTACCGCCGGGTGCTGGCCCGGCTGGCCACCGGCCCCGCCGACATCCTGCTGCTGGTGGCCGACGACGACGAGACGGGCCGCCTGGCTGCCGCCCAGCTCGCCGAGCTGGCCGACCGGATGTCCCTGCCGCTGCGGGTCTTCGAGTTCTCGGCCGAGCGGCCGACCGTGCCGGACGCCGGACCGGACTCCGGGGTCCTGGTGGTCCTCGGCACCGGCACCCGCACCGCGTGGCAGCTCGTCCGGCTCGCCGAAGCCTGCTCCGACGCGGGCCAGGAGATCGTCGGCGCCGTTCTCACCCACCCCGTCCGGCCGGCCGCGCCGGTCACCGAACCCGCGGCGGAAGCCCCCGAGAAAGCCCTGGCAGGTTCGGCGTGA
- a CDS encoding Wzz/FepE/Etk N-terminal domain-containing protein, translating to MTTPSETPAAPLFDLQRLFVTIRRRKRFWLATALLGLIAGAAVAVLLPAPPTAVTKVIVVHQEDSPTDSGTLMRTDVAVLQTTQIAEGALKKLGSTQAPEEFMKNYAGLGLTNNVLQITVKAKNGADAVAQAKALAETFIADHVQRSQAAAAAQSKAILDQRKNAQDELAKVDQEIADETAKGRNANASTLEGLYGRRAALASQISDFDARAQQAGIGSPQVAAGTQVVDAARLLPKAFLKTTATDAGIGFALGLALGIALVAIGAVSRDRPVLRREISTHLGASVIAQLPSKRRGLARVWRRSRVVSERERVATTLVRAIKKDSLGVSLLELGAPKVAAALALDVAGGLAADGRASVVDDLPREDVRKLAAETHSEVVVIGAGDPGPEPDEHRVGVGTVSPGTAWTDLEHLGSETVLVVKAGHANTLWLHTVARQLADQSIPVIGIVLVDPDPRDKSDGTLWDGLHTALRGRAKQAPAVQAAPAPHEDRMDELVARIAERVAVAEPPTRRFTPVRPVIPPALATPRPPTAPLPPPGTVGIPDHLNAPTKKFAPVKPPKRPVPFKRDHAEPTHKGELNAELEPEKSTVTTGASPQAGGSATQAPEKSA from the coding sequence GTGACGACTCCTTCGGAAACTCCGGCGGCCCCTCTTTTCGACCTCCAGCGGCTGTTCGTCACGATCCGCCGTCGCAAGCGCTTCTGGCTGGCCACCGCGCTGCTCGGGCTGATCGCGGGCGCGGCCGTCGCGGTCCTGCTGCCCGCGCCGCCGACCGCGGTCACCAAGGTGATCGTGGTCCACCAGGAAGACTCGCCGACCGACAGCGGCACGCTGATGCGCACCGACGTCGCGGTGCTGCAGACGACCCAGATCGCCGAAGGCGCGCTGAAGAAGCTGGGCAGCACGCAGGCGCCCGAAGAGTTCATGAAGAACTACGCGGGGCTCGGCCTGACGAACAACGTCCTGCAGATCACCGTCAAGGCCAAGAACGGCGCCGACGCCGTCGCGCAGGCCAAGGCGCTGGCCGAGACGTTCATCGCCGACCACGTGCAGCGCAGCCAGGCCGCCGCGGCCGCGCAGTCCAAAGCCATCCTCGACCAGCGCAAGAACGCCCAGGACGAGCTGGCCAAGGTCGACCAGGAGATCGCTGACGAGACCGCCAAGGGCCGCAACGCGAACGCCAGCACCCTCGAAGGCCTCTACGGCCGCCGCGCCGCGCTCGCCTCGCAGATCTCCGACTTCGACGCGCGCGCCCAGCAGGCCGGCATCGGCAGCCCGCAGGTCGCCGCGGGCACGCAGGTCGTCGACGCGGCCCGGCTCCTGCCGAAGGCGTTCCTCAAGACCACCGCGACCGACGCCGGCATCGGGTTCGCCCTCGGCCTGGCCCTCGGGATCGCGCTGGTCGCCATCGGCGCGGTGTCGCGCGACCGGCCGGTGCTGCGCCGCGAAATCTCCACCCACCTCGGCGCGTCCGTGATCGCGCAGCTGCCGTCGAAGCGCCGGGGCCTGGCCAGGGTGTGGCGGCGCTCGCGGGTGGTGTCCGAACGCGAGCGCGTCGCGACGACGCTGGTCCGGGCGATCAAGAAGGACTCGCTCGGGGTGTCGCTGCTGGAGCTCGGGGCGCCGAAGGTCGCCGCCGCGCTCGCCCTCGACGTCGCCGGGGGACTGGCCGCGGACGGCCGCGCGAGCGTCGTCGACGACCTGCCCCGCGAGGACGTCCGCAAGCTCGCGGCCGAGACGCACAGCGAGGTCGTCGTGATCGGCGCCGGCGACCCCGGGCCCGAACCCGATGAACACCGCGTCGGCGTCGGCACGGTTTCCCCGGGCACGGCGTGGACCGACCTGGAACACCTCGGCTCGGAAACCGTGCTGGTCGTCAAGGCCGGGCACGCGAACACGCTGTGGCTGCACACGGTCGCCCGGCAGCTCGCCGACCAGAGCATCCCGGTCATCGGCATCGTCCTGGTCGACCCGGACCCGCGGGACAAGTCCGACGGCACGCTGTGGGACGGCCTGCACACGGCGTTGCGCGGCCGGGCCAAGCAGGCGCCCGCCGTGCAGGCCGCCCCGGCCCCGCACGAGGACCGGATGGACGAGCTGGTGGCCCGCATCGCCGAGCGCGTCGCCGTGGCGGAGCCGCCGACGCGGCGGTTCACCCCGGTCCGGCCGGTGATCCCGCCCGCGCTCGCCACCCCCAGACCGCCGACCGCGCCGCTGCCGCCGCCCGGCACGGTCGGCATCCCCGACCACCTGAACGCGCCGACGAAGAAATTCGCCCCGGTCAAGCCGCCGAAGCGGCCGGTGCCGTTCAAGCGCGACCACGCCGAGCCGACGCACAAAGGCGAACTGAACGCCGAACTCGAGCCAGAAAAGAGCACTGTGACAACCGGGGCTTCGCCCCAGGCCGGGGGCTCCGCCACCCAAGCCCCCGAAAAGAGCGCGTGA
- the asnB gene encoding asparagine synthase (glutamine-hydrolyzing) — translation MCGIAGTYLWPDGGPLTDRLTKTLAHRGPDGSGRYEHRAGPGDVHLGHRRLSIIDLSETGAQPMVLDGLALSYNGELYNAPELRAELSAAGVRFRGTSDTEVLLQAWRRWGTDCLPKLRGMFAFALFEEGTGELFLVRDQLGIKPLFFVQRNGGVAFASELKALAGELGGSLQVDNAALIASLLYYWVPDSRCAYQGAEKLQPGTWLRCRPDGQVDRGRFWSLREVAEEGAAFDGEVDLHEVIAESTAKHLLSDVPVATFLSGGLDSSYLTALAARSQPGISAYTIGFRAEDAKFEAMPDDLKYARIVAQQFGVDLHEIEIAPQVLDLLPKMTYHLDEPIGDPAAINSFLICSAAREAGVKVMLSGMGADELFAGYRKHLANLIALRYHKVPSAIRRPVESVVDRLPVASAKRGYRSVRFAKRFLSFAGLPEETAFRRSYTMYDRTELLDLVNPDFTADVDSVLTEHADTYNDQALDDFVNRMCLADSRLFLPGLNLTYTDRSTMAASTEVRTPFVDVEVVRAAFKIPGNKKIVGRAGKVALKNAALNILPSEIVHRPKGLFSAPLRAWMSRDLAPLVREVVNEGVLVSSGFLQREALQRMVAEDAAGQQDRGKHLWHVLTLEYWYRNAMAGAK, via the coding sequence ATGTGCGGCATCGCAGGCACCTACCTCTGGCCGGACGGCGGGCCGCTCACCGACCGGTTGACCAAAACGCTGGCCCACCGCGGTCCGGACGGCTCCGGCCGCTACGAGCACCGCGCCGGCCCCGGTGACGTCCACCTGGGCCATCGAAGGCTCTCGATCATCGACCTGTCCGAGACCGGTGCCCAGCCGATGGTCCTCGACGGGCTCGCGCTGAGCTACAACGGCGAGCTGTACAACGCGCCCGAGCTGCGGGCCGAGCTTTCCGCGGCCGGCGTGCGCTTCCGCGGCACCTCCGACACCGAGGTGCTGCTGCAGGCGTGGCGGCGCTGGGGCACGGACTGCCTGCCGAAGCTGCGCGGGATGTTCGCCTTCGCGCTGTTCGAGGAGGGCACCGGCGAGCTGTTCCTGGTCCGCGACCAGCTGGGCATCAAGCCGCTGTTCTTCGTGCAGCGAAACGGCGGGGTCGCCTTCGCTTCCGAGCTCAAGGCGCTCGCCGGTGAGCTCGGCGGGTCGCTGCAGGTCGACAACGCCGCGCTGATCGCGTCGCTGCTCTACTACTGGGTGCCGGACAGCCGGTGCGCCTACCAGGGCGCGGAGAAGCTGCAGCCGGGTACGTGGCTGCGCTGCCGCCCGGACGGCCAGGTCGACCGCGGCCGGTTCTGGTCGCTGCGGGAGGTCGCCGAGGAAGGCGCGGCCTTCGACGGCGAGGTCGACCTCCACGAGGTGATCGCCGAGTCGACGGCCAAGCACCTGCTTTCGGACGTCCCGGTCGCGACGTTCCTCTCCGGTGGGCTGGACTCCAGCTACCTGACGGCACTGGCCGCGCGTTCGCAGCCGGGGATTTCGGCCTACACCATCGGGTTCCGGGCCGAGGACGCGAAGTTCGAGGCGATGCCGGACGACCTCAAGTACGCCCGGATCGTGGCGCAGCAGTTCGGCGTCGACCTGCACGAGATCGAGATCGCGCCGCAGGTGCTCGACCTGCTGCCGAAGATGACCTACCACCTCGACGAGCCGATCGGCGACCCGGCGGCGATCAACTCGTTCCTGATCTGCTCGGCCGCGCGCGAGGCCGGCGTGAAGGTGATGCTCTCCGGGATGGGCGCCGACGAGCTGTTCGCCGGCTACCGCAAGCACCTCGCGAACCTGATCGCGCTGCGCTACCACAAGGTGCCGAGCGCGATCCGGCGTCCGGTCGAGTCCGTTGTGGACAGACTGCCGGTGGCGTCGGCCAAGCGCGGCTACCGGTCGGTGCGGTTCGCCAAGCGGTTCCTGTCCTTCGCGGGCCTGCCCGAGGAGACGGCGTTCCGGCGCAGCTACACGATGTACGACCGCACTGAGCTGCTCGACCTGGTCAACCCGGACTTCACGGCGGACGTCGACTCCGTCCTGACCGAGCATGCGGACACCTACAACGACCAGGCGCTCGACGACTTCGTCAACCGCATGTGCCTGGCCGACTCGCGGCTGTTCCTGCCGGGGCTGAACCTGACCTACACCGACCGCTCGACGATGGCGGCGTCGACCGAGGTCCGCACGCCGTTCGTCGACGTCGAGGTCGTGCGCGCGGCGTTCAAGATCCCGGGGAACAAGAAGATCGTCGGCCGCGCCGGCAAGGTCGCGCTGAAGAACGCGGCACTGAACATCCTGCCGAGCGAGATCGTGCACCGGCCGAAGGGCCTGTTCAGCGCGCCGCTGCGGGCCTGGATGAGCCGTGACCTGGCGCCCCTGGTGCGCGAAGTCGTCAACGAAGGCGTGCTCGTTTCGTCCGGTTTCCTGCAGCGCGAGGCACTGCAGCGCATGGTCGCCGAGGACGCCGCCGGCCAGCAGGACCGCGGCAAGCACCTCTGGCACGTCCTGACTCTTGAATATTGGTACCGGAACGCGATGGCGGGAGCGAAGTGA
- a CDS encoding bi-domain-containing oxidoreductase gives MKQVVQNYKSGELALLEVPEPACKPGGVLVRTVYSLISTGTEMMKVSEASMSLVGKAKARPDQVAKVMQSVATNGLSATYRKVTSKLDSYTPLGYSLCGIVEQVGDGITDVAVGDLVACAGNEHALHSELNWVPKNLYSRVPAGVDPRHAAFGTVGSIAMQGVRRGEPQIGEVALVIGLGLIGQLVVQLLTSSGVRVVGVDPDPERCKLAESLGALTCAHPASGIVDTAVDELTHGAGVDQTYLAAGGNTNDPVELAAKLSRDRGRVIDIGKCKLDLPWNAYYEKELDVRFSRSYGPGRYDPSYELEGRDYPIGQVRWTERRNLECVLDLIARDRLDVEPLITYVSDFSSAVETYQSLNEGALKAVAVLFRYPDAVARTEPVVTSARVGLVSSSAAALPAGQPVRLGFIGAGNYASSMLLPHLVERDDVQLEHVATTSALSGANARRKFGFASASTDIDNVLGDSSIDAVFVVTRHSSHAELTRQALLAGKTVFVEKPLALSAPELQKVLDAIEESGNDRLQVGFNRRFAPLLHEARDQFGPRVGPATVRYLVNAGRLDHGSWYNQTDSEGSRFAGEGGHFIDTVSWLLDADPVSVYATGDVQVTLGYPDGSTAVITYAETGSSGFPKETLDLTADGKVLKFDDFVRASVYSRKKWASSRIPKGRDKGQAAEVDAFLSAVRTGGPMPISIASLAATTLATLAAQTSVANAAPVRIELPRKAGAPA, from the coding sequence GTGAAGCAGGTCGTCCAGAACTACAAGAGCGGTGAACTGGCACTGCTGGAGGTACCGGAGCCGGCTTGCAAGCCCGGCGGCGTCCTGGTGCGCACGGTGTACTCGTTGATCTCCACCGGCACCGAGATGATGAAGGTGTCCGAGGCCAGCATGTCGCTGGTGGGCAAGGCCAAGGCCCGGCCCGACCAGGTGGCGAAGGTGATGCAGAGCGTCGCCACCAACGGCCTTTCGGCGACCTACCGCAAGGTGACGTCCAAACTGGACTCCTACACCCCGCTCGGCTACTCGCTGTGTGGCATCGTCGAGCAGGTCGGCGACGGCATCACCGACGTCGCGGTCGGCGACCTCGTCGCCTGCGCGGGCAACGAGCACGCACTGCACTCCGAGCTGAACTGGGTGCCCAAGAACCTCTACTCGCGCGTGCCCGCCGGCGTCGACCCGCGACACGCCGCGTTCGGCACCGTCGGGTCGATCGCGATGCAGGGCGTCCGCCGCGGCGAGCCGCAGATCGGCGAAGTCGCCCTGGTCATCGGCCTCGGGCTGATCGGCCAGCTGGTGGTGCAGCTGCTGACGTCGTCCGGTGTGCGCGTCGTCGGCGTCGACCCCGACCCGGAGCGCTGCAAGCTCGCCGAGAGCCTCGGCGCGCTGACCTGCGCGCACCCGGCGTCCGGCATCGTCGACACGGCGGTGGACGAGCTGACGCACGGCGCGGGCGTCGACCAGACCTACCTCGCCGCCGGCGGCAACACGAACGACCCGGTGGAGCTGGCCGCGAAGCTGTCGCGCGACCGCGGCCGCGTGATCGACATCGGCAAGTGCAAGCTCGACCTGCCGTGGAACGCCTACTACGAGAAGGAACTGGACGTCCGGTTCTCGCGCTCCTACGGGCCGGGCCGCTACGACCCGTCGTACGAGCTCGAAGGCCGCGACTACCCGATCGGCCAGGTCCGCTGGACCGAGCGCCGCAACCTGGAGTGCGTCCTCGACCTGATCGCGCGCGACCGCCTCGACGTCGAGCCGCTGATCACGTACGTCTCGGACTTCTCTTCGGCGGTCGAGACGTACCAGTCGCTGAACGAGGGGGCCCTCAAGGCGGTGGCGGTGCTGTTCCGCTACCCCGACGCGGTCGCTCGGACGGAGCCGGTCGTGACGTCCGCGCGTGTCGGGCTGGTCTCGTCTTCCGCTGCCGCTTTGCCGGCTGGACAGCCCGTGCGCCTGGGCTTCATCGGGGCGGGGAACTACGCGTCGTCGATGCTGCTGCCGCACCTGGTCGAGCGCGACGATGTCCAGCTCGAGCACGTCGCCACCACGTCGGCGCTGTCCGGCGCCAACGCCCGGCGCAAGTTCGGCTTCGCTTCGGCGTCGACCGACATCGACAACGTCCTCGGGGACTCTTCGATCGACGCGGTGTTCGTCGTGACGCGGCACAGCTCGCACGCCGAGCTGACCCGGCAGGCCCTGCTCGCGGGCAAGACGGTGTTCGTCGAGAAGCCGCTGGCGCTGTCGGCCCCCGAGTTGCAGAAGGTCCTCGACGCGATCGAGGAGTCCGGAAACGACCGCCTGCAGGTCGGCTTCAACCGCCGCTTCGCGCCGCTGCTGCACGAGGCCCGCGACCAGTTCGGCCCCCGCGTCGGCCCGGCGACCGTGCGGTACCTGGTCAACGCCGGCCGCCTCGACCACGGCAGCTGGTACAACCAGACCGACAGCGAGGGCTCCCGCTTCGCCGGTGAGGGCGGCCACTTCATCGACACCGTGAGCTGGCTGCTCGACGCCGACCCGGTCTCGGTGTACGCCACCGGGGACGTCCAGGTGACCCTGGGCTACCCGGACGGTTCGACGGCGGTCATCACGTACGCGGAGACCGGCTCGTCCGGCTTCCCGAAGGAGACCCTCGACCTCACCGCCGACGGCAAGGTGCTGAAGTTCGACGACTTCGTCCGCGCGTCGGTGTACTCCCGGAAGAAGTGGGCCAGCTCGCGCATCCCGAAGGGCCGCGACAAGGGCCAGGCCGCCGAGGTCGACGCCTTCCTGTCGGCGGTGCGGACGGGCGGCCCGATGCCGATCTCGATCGCGTCCCTGGCCGCGACGACGCTGGCGACGCTGGCCGCGCAGACCAGCGTCGCGAACGCGGCGCCGGTCCGGATCGAGCTGCCCCGGAAGGCGGGTGCCCCGGCATGA
- a CDS encoding heparinase II/III family protein, which produces MMGPGWYLRRLSRMGPAEVVGRARHAVVQRRWRTAPPTPPLWPAHPRFTAVLPAGVVGKVSGEAASRLLATADELMAGRAEYFGVVRSDMASPDWFLDPKTGRRAPAELYAFDVPYRSEDTVGDIKQIWEPSRHQHLTVLAAAYALTGTPAYAARVASHLRSWWAANPPLRGPHWVSGIELGIRLLSWVWTRRLLEGWDGVGDLFEDNPDFQLQLWHHQNWLATLRSHGSSANNHVIAEDAGLLAAACAFGWFPESADWRASAMRSLDVQLGRNTFPSGLNAELASEYHGLVLELGLAAAVEADAAGAPVPDTTWDILLRMTDALASIVDNRLHPPRQGDADDGFGLIVDGVETGRWASLLATGEALFGRPAWWPPVPGDDVRTPLLTSLVSRTPRASGARPGQRPAHLRDAGMTILRSGRIWARCDGGPHGFLSIAAHAHADALSVEVRHDGVDVLADPGTFCYHGEPQWRSYFRSTLGHNTLELGGRDQSVSGGPFLWTRHAVTKVLTVETPADGISRWTAAHDGYAPAAHRRTVELDGDELKIIDEVVGEGGSEGRLAFHLGPAVTVTLDGTTARLSWPAPPGTAASAAGGLGDAVLGAVGAAVPEAVSTGASDPLVGRVSGSLAAAGGAVRTAVMELPPELSWTAHRGETDPPLGWYSAGFGRKEPSTTLVGSGTPGHLTTLLRFS; this is translated from the coding sequence ATGATGGGCCCCGGCTGGTACCTGCGCCGGCTGTCCCGGATGGGGCCGGCGGAGGTCGTCGGCCGCGCGCGGCACGCCGTCGTCCAGCGGCGGTGGCGGACCGCGCCGCCCACGCCGCCTCTTTGGCCCGCGCACCCGCGTTTCACGGCCGTGCTGCCTGCCGGGGTGGTGGGCAAGGTGTCCGGCGAGGCGGCTTCGCGGCTGCTGGCGACGGCCGACGAGCTGATGGCCGGCCGCGCCGAGTACTTCGGCGTCGTGCGCTCGGACATGGCGTCACCGGACTGGTTCCTCGACCCGAAGACGGGCCGTCGCGCGCCTGCCGAGTTGTACGCGTTCGATGTGCCGTACCGGTCGGAGGACACGGTCGGCGACATCAAGCAGATCTGGGAACCGTCGCGGCACCAGCACCTGACGGTGCTGGCCGCGGCGTACGCCCTGACCGGTACGCCGGCGTACGCCGCGCGGGTGGCCTCGCACCTGCGGTCGTGGTGGGCTGCGAATCCGCCGTTGCGAGGTCCGCACTGGGTCAGCGGGATCGAGCTGGGCATCCGGCTGCTGTCGTGGGTCTGGACGCGCCGCCTGCTGGAAGGCTGGGACGGCGTCGGAGACCTTTTCGAGGACAACCCGGACTTCCAGCTCCAGCTGTGGCACCACCAGAACTGGCTCGCGACGCTGCGCAGCCACGGCTCGTCGGCGAACAACCACGTCATCGCCGAGGACGCCGGCCTGCTGGCCGCGGCGTGCGCGTTCGGCTGGTTCCCGGAGTCGGCGGACTGGCGGGCTTCGGCGATGCGCTCGCTGGACGTCCAGCTCGGCCGCAACACGTTCCCGTCGGGGCTGAACGCGGAACTGGCGTCGGAGTACCACGGCCTGGTGCTGGAGCTGGGCCTGGCCGCCGCGGTGGAGGCGGACGCCGCGGGTGCGCCGGTGCCGGACACCACCTGGGACATCCTGCTCCGGATGACCGACGCCCTCGCGTCCATTGTGGACAACCGGCTCCACCCGCCCCGCCAAGGCGACGCCGACGACGGCTTCGGCCTGATCGTCGACGGGGTCGAAACCGGCCGCTGGGCGTCGTTGCTGGCCACCGGCGAGGCCCTGTTCGGCCGGCCGGCCTGGTGGCCACCGGTCCCGGGCGACGACGTCCGCACGCCGCTGCTGACCTCGCTGGTGTCTCGGACTCCGCGTGCTTCGGGTGCTCGTCCCGGTCAGCGCCCCGCACACCTGCGCGACGCGGGCATGACGATCCTGCGGTCGGGTCGCATCTGGGCGCGGTGTGACGGAGGCCCGCACGGCTTCCTGTCGATCGCCGCGCACGCCCACGCGGACGCGCTGTCGGTGGAGGTCCGCCACGACGGCGTGGACGTCCTGGCCGACCCGGGCACCTTCTGCTACCACGGCGAGCCGCAGTGGCGGTCGTACTTCCGCTCGACGCTCGGCCACAACACGCTGGAACTGGGCGGCCGCGACCAGTCGGTGTCCGGCGGCCCGTTCCTGTGGACCCGCCACGCGGTGACCAAGGTGCTGACGGTCGAGACGCCGGCCGACGGAATATCTCGCTGGACGGCAGCCCACGACGGCTACGCACCGGCCGCCCACCGCCGCACAGTGGAACTCGACGGCGACGAGCTGAAGATCATCGACGAGGTCGTCGGCGAGGGCGGCTCGGAGGGCCGCCTGGCGTTCCACCTGGGCCCCGCGGTCACGGTCACGCTCGACGGCACCACGGCGCGGCTCAGCTGGCCGGCCCCACCCGGCACGGCCGCTTCCGCTGCCGGTGGTCTCGGTGATGCTGTGCTGGGTGCGGTCGGCGCTGCCGTGCCAGAGGCTGTCTCCACCGGTGCGTCCGATCCTCTCGTCGGCCGCGTGTCCGGTTCCCTCGCCGCCGCCGGGGGAGCGGTGCGCACCGCCGTCATGGAACTGCCGCCCGAGTTGTCATGGACCGCGCATCGCGGCGAAACCGACCCGCCGCTCGGCTGGTACTCCGCGGGCTTCGGCCGAAAGGAACCCTCGACCACGCTTGTCGGCTCCGGGACTCCCGGACACCTCACCACCCTGCTCCGCTTCAGTTAG
- a CDS encoding right-handed parallel beta-helix repeat-containing protein, whose translation MTARRFRLRRAAPLLGVLLTVAACSGSPDTDSGPAQATAAPSGSVAAVCDKEPAGPTAAPAGAVVVDPAVPGDLAAKSRSAGPGTTFWLKAGKHILGGDKYDQVSPKDGDVYIGAPGAIVDGRKINQYAFTGHAANVKITYVTVQGFVAPHDEGVVNHDSGDGWVIEHSTIQDNDGAGLMAGARQQIRGNCLRRNGQYGMNAYSGGTPLTALVVEGNEIAGNNTGDWEAKIDGCGCSGGIKFWQVDGADVRGNWVHDNHGTGLWADTNNNDFLIEGNLIENNDSAALIYEISYNAIIRDNTIRKNNWVDGRRYADKGDNFPTSAIYISESGGEPRVKARTAKIDISRNYLENNWSGITLWENADRFCNSPANTSSGDCTRLVPKVKQCAAPTITTGPLLADCRWKTQNVDIHDNKFVLDPAVVGCQASCGRMGLLSNFGTYPDWSPYKGAAVQEAITFKQDNRWHDNSYAGPWTFIGYTADRVLEIGEWEGSPYSQDTGSTYTAQGGG comes from the coding sequence GTGACAGCCCGCCGCTTCCGACTCCGCCGTGCCGCTCCGCTGCTCGGTGTCCTGCTCACGGTCGCGGCGTGCTCGGGCAGCCCGGACACCGACAGCGGCCCGGCGCAGGCCACCGCGGCCCCCAGCGGGTCGGTCGCCGCGGTGTGCGACAAGGAGCCGGCCGGCCCGACGGCCGCACCGGCGGGTGCGGTCGTCGTCGACCCGGCCGTCCCGGGCGACCTGGCGGCGAAGTCGCGCTCGGCCGGGCCGGGCACGACCTTCTGGCTCAAGGCGGGCAAGCACATCCTCGGCGGCGACAAGTACGACCAGGTGTCGCCGAAGGACGGCGACGTCTACATCGGCGCCCCGGGCGCGATCGTCGACGGCCGCAAGATCAACCAGTACGCGTTCACCGGCCACGCGGCCAACGTGAAGATCACCTACGTGACCGTGCAGGGCTTCGTCGCGCCCCACGACGAGGGCGTCGTCAACCACGACTCCGGCGACGGCTGGGTGATCGAGCACTCGACCATCCAGGACAACGACGGTGCCGGGCTGATGGCGGGCGCGCGCCAGCAGATCCGCGGCAACTGCCTGCGCCGCAACGGTCAGTACGGGATGAACGCCTACTCCGGCGGCACCCCGCTCACCGCGCTGGTCGTGGAGGGCAACGAGATCGCCGGCAACAACACCGGCGACTGGGAAGCGAAGATCGACGGCTGCGGCTGCAGCGGCGGCATCAAGTTCTGGCAGGTCGACGGCGCCGACGTGCGCGGCAACTGGGTGCACGACAACCACGGCACCGGGCTGTGGGCCGACACGAACAACAACGACTTCCTCATCGAGGGCAACCTCATCGAGAACAACGACAGCGCCGCGCTGATCTACGAAATCAGCTACAACGCGATCATCCGCGACAACACCATCCGCAAGAACAACTGGGTCGACGGCCGCAGGTACGCCGACAAGGGCGACAACTTCCCGACCTCGGCGATCTACATCTCCGAGTCCGGCGGCGAGCCGCGCGTCAAGGCCCGCACCGCGAAGATCGACATCTCCCGCAACTACCTGGAGAACAACTGGTCCGGGATCACGCTGTGGGAGAACGCCGACCGGTTCTGCAACAGCCCGGCCAACACCTCCTCCGGCGACTGCACCCGGCTGGTCCCCAAGGTGAAGCAGTGCGCGGCCCCGACGATCACGACCGGCCCGCTGCTGGCCGACTGCCGCTGGAAGACCCAGAACGTCGACATCCACGACAACAAGTTCGTCCTCGACCCGGCGGTCGTCGGCTGTCAGGCCTCGTGCGGCCGGATGGGCCTGCTGTCGAACTTCGGCACCTACCCGGACTGGTCGCCGTACAAGGGCGCCGCCGTCCAGGAAGCGATCACGTTCAAGCAGGACAACCGATGGCACGACAACAGCTACGCCGGCCCGTGGACGTTCATCGGCTACACCGCCGACCGCGTCCTCGAGATCGGCGAGTGGGAAGGCTCGCCGTACTCGCAGGACACCGGGAGCACCTACACCGCGCAGGGCGGGGGCTGA